The Micromonospora sp. WMMD961 genome has a segment encoding these proteins:
- a CDS encoding methyltransferase domain-containing protein, whose product MATATSDGTYTFDNGQPEAVPQMHALESFLDPITTRRLARPVLRPGATCWEVGAGGGSMARRIARAIGDDGSVLATDIDPTHLVAEGNLQVRRHDVRTEPPPGDAFDLIHARLVLLHLPDRRRVLRTLTGALAPGGWLVVEEFDCTQPLRVLTAPTDDAAKLFARVMDAMMGVLQDHGADLGWAQDVHTEMALAGLTDLDTITHSQSWAGGSTGTSLYETNSRQLEPDLLAAGLSPQQLNAFRRLVRDPRFAVMSYHFVSTRGRLPS is encoded by the coding sequence ATGGCAACAGCTACGAGCGACGGCACGTACACGTTCGACAACGGTCAACCGGAGGCCGTGCCGCAGATGCACGCGCTGGAGTCCTTCCTGGACCCGATCACGACGCGACGGCTGGCCCGCCCGGTGCTGCGACCGGGTGCCACCTGCTGGGAGGTCGGCGCGGGCGGCGGATCGATGGCCCGGCGGATCGCCCGTGCGATCGGCGACGACGGGTCCGTGCTCGCCACCGACATCGACCCCACCCACCTGGTGGCCGAGGGCAACCTGCAGGTACGCCGGCACGACGTCCGCACCGAACCGCCACCCGGGGACGCGTTCGACCTGATCCACGCCCGGCTGGTACTGCTGCACCTCCCCGATCGACGGCGGGTCCTGCGTACGCTCACCGGTGCGCTGGCTCCCGGCGGATGGCTGGTGGTCGAGGAGTTCGACTGCACCCAGCCGCTGCGGGTGCTGACCGCGCCGACCGACGACGCCGCGAAACTCTTCGCGCGGGTCATGGACGCCATGATGGGTGTCCTGCAGGACCATGGCGCCGACCTGGGGTGGGCGCAGGACGTGCACACCGAGATGGCCCTCGCCGGCCTGACCGACCTGGACACCATCACCCACTCGCAGAGCTGGGCCGGCGGTTCGACCGGAACGTCGCTCTACGAGACGAACTCCCGTCAGTTGGAACCGGACCTGCTCGCCGCCGGGTTGTCGCCCCAGCAACTGAATGCCTTCCGGCGGCTGGTGCGTGACCCCCGCTTCGCCGTCATGTCGTACCACTTCGTCTCCACGCGGGGCCGTCTGCCGAGCTGA
- a CDS encoding GNAT family N-acetyltransferase has protein sequence MIVRRAEERDFNGFLGLAAQVECWFGPMVEDVGFHDAVRKHTLRSTAIVATSGGPDLLGGLLFATKAATHHVRWLVVSEGSRGTGVGRALMAEAMRRFVRGPGSVEVVSFGADHPGAHASGARVFYERLGFAPAETVEPGPEGGSRQVFRLAVT, from the coding sequence ATGATCGTCAGACGTGCGGAGGAACGGGACTTCAACGGCTTCCTCGGCCTGGCGGCCCAGGTCGAGTGTTGGTTCGGCCCGATGGTCGAGGATGTCGGCTTCCACGACGCGGTACGCAAACACACTCTTCGGTCCACAGCAATCGTTGCCACGTCCGGAGGGCCCGACCTGCTGGGCGGGCTGTTGTTCGCGACGAAGGCCGCGACCCATCACGTTCGTTGGCTTGTCGTGTCCGAGGGCTCGCGGGGGACGGGCGTCGGTCGTGCGCTGATGGCAGAAGCCATGCGCAGGTTCGTGCGGGGCCCCGGGTCCGTGGAGGTGGTCAGCTTCGGCGCCGATCACCCGGGCGCTCACGCCAGCGGTGCACGTGTCTTCTACGAACGCCTTGGTTTCGCTCCTGCCGAGACCGTCGAGCCCGGCCCGGAGGGGGGCTCCCGGCAGGTCTTTCGCCTGGCCGTCACCTGA
- a CDS encoding roadblock/LC7 domain-containing protein, whose protein sequence is MNDQQDLGWLLDNFAARASEVSHAIAISSDGLMVAATRDLPPDRADQLAATGSGLVSLLRGAAAFFDAGAVISNVTQLEGGFMFSMAFNDGASLLVLAAPECDVGKVSYEMTELANRIGDALTPAARAALARSR, encoded by the coding sequence GTGAACGACCAACAGGACCTCGGCTGGCTGCTGGACAACTTCGCCGCCCGCGCCAGCGAGGTCAGCCATGCGATCGCCATCTCCAGCGACGGCCTGATGGTCGCCGCCACCCGCGACCTGCCACCGGACCGGGCCGACCAGTTGGCCGCGACGGGCAGCGGGCTGGTCAGCCTGCTGCGCGGGGCGGCGGCCTTCTTCGACGCCGGCGCGGTGATCTCCAACGTCACGCAGCTCGAGGGCGGATTCATGTTCTCGATGGCCTTCAACGACGGTGCCTCGCTGCTGGTGCTCGCCGCGCCCGAGTGCGACGTCGGCAAGGTCTCCTACGAGATGACCGAGCTGGCCAACCGCATCGGCGACGCCCTCACCCCCGCGGCCCGGGCGGCACTCGCCCGCAGCCGCTGA
- a CDS encoding branched-chain amino acid ABC transporter permease has protein sequence MRNEVIRRARGAIAALVLAGLVVAPWVVDDYTTAILARTLALALVGVSVALLTGVAGLPTLGQTAPYAAGAYACAVVGSQVSDVGVVQLAVAAGAGAVLAAFTVPLVVQARGVVVLMITLAIGELAVVVVGRWRSVTGGTDGLVGIAAVRPFWGLPVLANDRARYLYALVVAAAVVGAVLVLLRTRAGLLLRAGRDDEARLRASGHPVPLYLSGAHIAAGAIAGAAGSLLVVAQQYISPADFGFDTSALLLLGVVIGGTASVGGALVGAALVIAARDWLFGLLPGHAPLVLGLLFVATVYLLPTGVNRVRSRVRPPEALSHQPAAPEQAAVAESHR, from the coding sequence GTGAGGAACGAGGTGATCCGGCGGGCCCGAGGCGCCATCGCGGCCCTGGTGCTGGCCGGCCTGGTCGTGGCGCCCTGGGTGGTCGACGACTACACCACGGCGATCCTCGCCCGGACGCTGGCGCTGGCCCTGGTGGGGGTGAGCGTCGCCCTGCTCACCGGCGTCGCCGGGCTGCCGACCCTCGGCCAGACCGCGCCGTACGCGGCGGGCGCCTACGCGTGCGCCGTGGTCGGCAGCCAGGTCTCGGACGTCGGCGTCGTGCAACTCGCCGTCGCGGCGGGTGCCGGGGCGGTGCTGGCCGCGTTCACCGTGCCGCTCGTCGTGCAGGCCAGAGGGGTGGTCGTCCTGATGATCACGCTGGCGATCGGCGAACTCGCCGTCGTCGTCGTCGGCCGGTGGCGGTCGGTGACCGGTGGCACCGACGGGTTGGTCGGCATCGCCGCGGTCCGCCCGTTCTGGGGTCTCCCGGTCCTCGCCAACGACCGGGCCCGTTACCTGTACGCGCTGGTCGTCGCGGCCGCGGTGGTCGGCGCGGTGCTGGTGCTGCTGCGTACCCGGGCCGGGCTGCTGCTGCGGGCCGGCCGCGACGACGAGGCCCGACTGCGGGCCAGCGGGCACCCGGTGCCGCTGTACCTCTCCGGCGCGCACATCGCCGCCGGGGCGATAGCCGGAGCCGCCGGCTCGCTCCTGGTCGTCGCCCAGCAGTACATCTCCCCCGCCGACTTCGGCTTCGACACGTCCGCGCTGCTGCTGCTCGGTGTCGTCATCGGCGGCACCGCGTCGGTCGGCGGAGCCCTGGTCGGCGCGGCGCTGGTCATCGCTGCCCGGGACTGGTTGTTCGGGCTGCTGCCCGGGCATGCGCCGCTGGTGCTGGGCCTGCTGTTCGTGGCCACTGTCTACCTGCTGCCCACCGGCGTGAACCGGGTCCGGAGCAGGGTGCGCCCGCCGGAGGCCCTGTCACACCAGCCCGCCGCTCCTGAGCAGGCCGCCGTCGCGGAGTCGCACCGATGA
- a CDS encoding branched-chain amino acid ABC transporter permease, with amino-acid sequence MIAVAAGTNRIDPYLIPALDGVAYGLLVFVAASGLVLCFGVANILNLAHGMLYAIGGYTAAALLDGGWASLAVALGVGVLAAAAAGVLLAGLLAPVAAGNHLSQALLTFGVALAGGSLLVAGFGPDDPQVQVPAALEGSVVVAGHRYAAYRLVFIVVAAVIAAALYLVVRRTRAGMLVRAAVDDAEMVACLGVSPAWIRAGVLAAAGALAGAAGVLGAPIIGPGTDTADTVLLLSLVVVVLGGLGSMGGTLLAALAIGEIQTLGVALLPSAAPFLLFAAMAAVLAVRARGLASRWRTT; translated from the coding sequence GTGATCGCGGTGGCGGCCGGCACGAACCGGATCGACCCGTACCTGATACCGGCGCTGGACGGAGTCGCCTACGGGCTGCTCGTGTTCGTCGCCGCGTCGGGCCTGGTTCTCTGTTTCGGCGTCGCCAACATCCTCAACCTGGCGCACGGCATGCTCTACGCGATCGGCGGGTACACCGCCGCGGCGCTGCTCGACGGTGGCTGGGCGAGTCTGGCGGTGGCGCTGGGCGTCGGCGTGCTGGCCGCCGCGGCGGCGGGTGTGCTCCTCGCCGGTCTGCTCGCTCCGGTCGCCGCCGGCAACCACCTGAGTCAGGCGCTGCTGACGTTCGGTGTGGCGCTGGCCGGCGGTAGCCTGCTCGTCGCCGGCTTCGGTCCGGACGACCCGCAGGTCCAGGTGCCCGCCGCGCTGGAGGGGTCGGTGGTGGTCGCCGGTCACCGCTATGCCGCGTACCGGCTGGTCTTCATCGTCGTCGCCGCGGTGATCGCCGCCGCGCTCTACCTGGTGGTGCGACGCACCCGGGCCGGGATGCTGGTCCGCGCGGCCGTCGACGACGCGGAGATGGTCGCCTGCCTGGGCGTGAGCCCCGCGTGGATCCGCGCCGGTGTGCTCGCCGCCGCGGGTGCGCTGGCGGGCGCGGCCGGGGTCCTGGGCGCGCCCATCATCGGCCCCGGCACCGACACCGCCGACACCGTGCTGCTGCTGTCGCTGGTAGTCGTCGTCCTCGGTGGTCTCGGCTCGATGGGGGGCACGCTGCTTGCCGCGCTCGCGATCGGCGAGATCCAGACGCTGGGGGTGGCGCTGCTGCCGTCCGCCGCGCCGTTCCTGCTCTTCGCCGCCATGGCGGCGGTGCTGGCGGTGCGGGCACGTGGCCTGGCCAGCAGATGGAGGACGACGTGA
- a CDS encoding ABC transporter ATP-binding protein gives MTGLLEAQGVSVRYGSLAALDSVDLRVHDGQRHALIGPNGAGKTTLLNVIGGSTRPQRGTVSFDGRDVGQLGPAARARRGINRIHQRPAVFPTLTATENIVVAALPRVIPRRRWWPGGRRRAAQHRAGPLLDQMGLADVAAVPAGHLAHGQRRQLEIAMALAGRPRLLLLDEPASGLSAVEVGHLVEVLRALPRAVAVLLVEHRLDLVYALSDTVTVLRDGRTLAAGAPDEIRTSPLVRQAYADGMA, from the coding sequence ATGACCGGCCTGCTCGAAGCCCAGGGTGTCAGCGTGCGGTACGGCTCGCTCGCCGCACTCGACAGCGTGGACCTGCGCGTCCACGACGGCCAGCGGCACGCGTTGATCGGCCCGAACGGCGCCGGCAAGACGACTTTGCTCAACGTGATCGGCGGATCCACGAGACCGCAGCGCGGCACGGTGAGCTTCGACGGGCGCGACGTAGGCCAGTTGGGACCTGCGGCCCGTGCCCGACGAGGCATCAACCGCATCCACCAGCGTCCGGCGGTCTTCCCGACGCTCACCGCGACGGAGAACATCGTGGTCGCGGCGTTGCCGCGGGTCATCCCACGGCGCAGGTGGTGGCCCGGCGGACGCCGGCGTGCCGCACAACACCGGGCAGGCCCGCTGCTGGATCAGATGGGTCTCGCCGACGTCGCGGCGGTGCCCGCCGGGCACCTCGCGCATGGGCAACGACGCCAGTTGGAGATCGCGATGGCCCTCGCCGGCCGCCCCCGCCTGCTGCTCCTCGACGAACCGGCGTCCGGGCTGTCCGCCGTCGAGGTCGGCCACCTGGTCGAGGTACTGCGGGCGCTACCCAGGGCGGTCGCCGTGCTCCTGGTCGAACATCGACTGGACCTGGTGTACGCCCTCTCCGACACGGTCACCGTGCTGCGCGACGGTCGAACGCTGGCCGCCGGAGCGCCGGACGAGATCCGAACCTCGCCGCTGGTGCGGCAGGCCTACGCCGACGGGATGGCCTGA
- a CDS encoding ATP-binding cassette domain-containing protein, which produces MLSVDRLCAGYAGGIVLHEVSLRVRPGSIQAVVGRNGAGKSTLVHTIAGLVRASSGRIEVGGLHVAGRQPHRVAQTGVGLVPQGRRVFSRLTVAEHLHLAAAPWRARTSGGEGWTVDRTLELLPRLALRLRHRGCELSGGEQQMLAIARALLGQPRVLLLDEPCEGLSPDVAARVRELVNGLAADGLTVLLVEQQLQHAIEIADRVAVLEYGRVVYDRPTAEARVDPGPLAAMVSVTTAPLPPPPNRPAPRLWADTPSPDQSER; this is translated from the coding sequence ATGTTGTCAGTGGATCGTCTCTGCGCCGGCTACGCCGGAGGGATCGTGCTGCACGAGGTCAGCCTGCGGGTACGCCCCGGCAGCATCCAGGCCGTGGTGGGTCGCAACGGCGCGGGCAAGAGCACGCTCGTGCACACGATCGCCGGGCTGGTGCGAGCCTCCAGTGGTCGCATCGAGGTCGGCGGGCTGCACGTGGCCGGCCGGCAACCGCACCGCGTCGCCCAGACCGGCGTCGGTCTGGTCCCGCAGGGCCGACGGGTGTTCTCCCGGTTGACGGTGGCCGAGCACCTGCACCTGGCGGCTGCGCCGTGGCGGGCCCGCACCTCCGGCGGTGAGGGCTGGACCGTCGACCGCACCCTCGAACTGCTGCCGAGACTGGCGCTACGGCTGCGGCACCGCGGCTGTGAACTGTCCGGCGGCGAGCAGCAGATGCTGGCGATCGCCCGTGCGCTACTCGGTCAACCACGGGTGCTGCTGCTCGACGAACCGTGTGAGGGCCTGTCGCCGGACGTGGCGGCGCGGGTCCGCGAACTCGTCAACGGCCTGGCCGCCGACGGCTTGACGGTGCTGCTCGTGGAACAGCAGCTCCAGCATGCGATCGAGATCGCGGACCGGGTGGCGGTGCTGGAGTACGGCCGGGTGGTCTACGACCGACCGACGGCCGAGGCCCGCGTCGACCCTGGCCCGCTGGCGGCGATGGTGAGCGTCACCACCGCCCCGTTGCCGCCGCCACCCAACCGGCCGGCCCCTCGGCTCTGGGCCGACACCCCGTCACCCGACCAATCGGAGAGGTAG
- a CDS encoding dihydrofolate reductase family protein → MGRTVVSMSVSLDGFAAGPDVTREQPMGVGGERLHEWLFRSGDDRAVAADGVTPAGVDAAQARELHATTGAVVIGRRTFDVGVDLWEDTPFPVPCVVVTHQAREPLTMKSDVFTFVDDGLHSALRQARHAAGDRNVLIMGGPTTVQQFVKAGLVDEIRIQLVPVFLGTGTRPFDHLGTDHIELRRTAVIESPHVTHLRFHIPK, encoded by the coding sequence ATGGGCCGCACCGTGGTGAGCATGAGCGTGTCGTTGGACGGCTTCGCCGCCGGACCCGACGTCACCAGGGAGCAACCGATGGGCGTGGGCGGCGAGCGGTTGCACGAGTGGCTGTTCCGCTCCGGCGATGACCGCGCCGTGGCGGCCGACGGGGTCACCCCGGCCGGCGTCGACGCCGCCCAGGCACGAGAGCTCCACGCGACGACGGGCGCGGTGGTGATCGGCAGACGGACGTTCGACGTCGGCGTGGACCTGTGGGAGGACACCCCCTTCCCGGTGCCGTGTGTCGTGGTGACCCATCAGGCTCGGGAGCCGTTGACGATGAAGAGCGACGTCTTCACGTTCGTCGACGACGGTTTGCACAGCGCGCTGCGCCAGGCGCGTCACGCGGCGGGCGACCGCAACGTCCTGATCATGGGCGGGCCCACCACCGTGCAACAGTTCGTCAAGGCCGGGCTGGTGGACGAGATCCGCATCCAACTCGTACCGGTGTTCCTCGGCACCGGCACGCGCCCGTTCGACCACCTCGGCACCGACCACATCGAACTGCGACGAACCGCGGTGATCGAATCACCACACGTCACCCACCTGCGCTTCCACATCCCGAAGTGA
- a CDS encoding ATP-binding cassette domain-containing protein, with translation MTADLVIEAEGLVKTFGKTRALQGVDLAVPRGTVLGVLGPNGAGKTTAVRILSTLLTPDGGTARIGGFDVVRDAERVRQSIGLTGQYASVDEDLTGRQNLELFGTLLELGRTGARRRAAELLDWFDLTDAANRPAKTYSGGMRRRLDLAASLVGSPAVIFLDEPTTGLDPAKREDMWDVVRSLVGNGSTVLLTTQYLEEADALADAITVIDHGRVIAHDTPEGLKRVVGGQTLEVRPSDPAHLPRTAEILTQVGSGAQADEIRKGVLAVPVTDDAALTESVARFATAGIAVTELSLHLPSLDEVFFTLTGRTASDDDTTRPTEVAA, from the coding sequence ATGACAGCTGACCTGGTGATCGAGGCCGAGGGCCTCGTGAAGACGTTTGGGAAGACGAGGGCGCTGCAGGGCGTGGACCTCGCGGTTCCCCGGGGGACGGTGCTCGGGGTGCTCGGCCCCAACGGTGCCGGCAAGACCACGGCCGTACGCATCCTGTCCACCCTGCTGACCCCGGACGGCGGAACCGCCCGGATCGGCGGTTTCGACGTCGTACGGGACGCCGAGCGCGTTCGGCAGAGCATCGGCCTCACCGGCCAGTACGCCTCGGTCGACGAGGACCTGACCGGGCGGCAGAACCTGGAACTGTTCGGCACGCTGCTGGAGCTGGGTCGCACCGGCGCCCGGCGGCGGGCCGCCGAGTTGCTCGACTGGTTCGACCTGACCGACGCCGCGAACCGGCCGGCCAAGACCTACTCCGGTGGCATGCGCCGGCGGCTGGACCTGGCCGCCAGCCTGGTCGGCTCCCCCGCCGTGATCTTCCTGGACGAGCCGACGACCGGGCTCGACCCGGCCAAGCGCGAGGACATGTGGGACGTGGTCCGCTCACTGGTGGGCAACGGCTCGACGGTACTGCTCACCACGCAGTACCTGGAGGAGGCCGACGCGCTCGCCGACGCGATCACGGTGATCGACCACGGCCGGGTGATCGCCCACGACACACCCGAAGGACTCAAGCGGGTGGTCGGTGGGCAGACCCTTGAGGTCCGGCCGTCCGACCCGGCGCACCTGCCGCGCACCGCGGAGATCCTGACCCAGGTCGGCTCCGGCGCGCAGGCCGACGAGATCCGCAAGGGCGTCCTCGCGGTGCCGGTCACCGACGACGCGGCCCTGACCGAGAGCGTCGCGCGCTTCGCCACGGCCGGCATCGCGGTCACCGAACTGTCCCTGCACCTGCCGAGCCTCGACGAGGTGTTCTTCACCCTCACCGGGCGTACGGCATCCGACGACGACACCACCCGCCCCACGGAGGTCGCGGCATGA
- a CDS encoding ABC transporter substrate-binding protein, whose amino-acid sequence MPLTTPGRSRALTAALLAVVLTGSAACGDDAPGTSAGGSIKIGLLASLSGTYQAVGTEIRDGFQLYLDTHDGKLGGRQVDLVVADEGNGAQTAVPAATKLLKQDRVSALTGIVGGGSVAGVVPLLDETKVPLVGSNGRPELKDVSRVWHTSYLSDEPGAAIAQHVRDNVQGSVYAIGPDYQGGWDELRGFTEAFGKIGGKLANSDGKTTFTPFPATTNFTPYFARIKASGAAAVFTFYAGSAAVDFVKQYAQSEIKDVPLYAAGFLTEGGVLNAQGDAARGIYSVLNYSPDLDNAENRAFVAAWKAKHDGSPTTYALASYDAAAVLDRAIGAAGNDPTPEAINTAIGTLGQIASPRGTWQFSTSTHSPVQKWYLRQVRQDGRALSNTVVGDLATVGR is encoded by the coding sequence ATGCCTCTCACCACCCCTGGGCGCAGCCGTGCCCTCACCGCCGCACTGCTCGCGGTCGTCCTGACCGGCAGCGCGGCCTGCGGCGACGACGCGCCGGGAACGAGCGCCGGCGGCTCGATAAAGATCGGCCTGCTCGCGTCCCTGTCCGGGACGTACCAGGCGGTCGGTACGGAGATCCGCGACGGTTTCCAGCTCTACCTCGACACCCACGACGGCAAGCTCGGCGGCCGACAGGTCGACCTGGTCGTCGCGGACGAGGGCAACGGCGCCCAGACCGCCGTCCCGGCGGCGACCAAACTGCTCAAGCAGGACCGGGTCTCCGCGCTCACCGGCATCGTCGGCGGCGGCTCGGTAGCCGGAGTCGTCCCGCTGCTCGACGAGACCAAGGTGCCCCTCGTCGGCTCCAACGGGCGACCCGAGCTCAAGGACGTCTCCCGCGTCTGGCACACCTCGTATCTGTCCGACGAGCCCGGAGCGGCGATCGCCCAACACGTCCGGGACAACGTGCAGGGCTCGGTGTACGCGATCGGCCCGGACTACCAGGGCGGCTGGGACGAGCTGCGGGGGTTCACCGAGGCGTTCGGAAAGATCGGCGGGAAGCTCGCGAACTCCGACGGTAAGACGACCTTCACCCCGTTCCCGGCGACCACGAACTTCACCCCGTACTTCGCCCGCATCAAGGCCTCCGGGGCGGCTGCCGTCTTCACCTTCTACGCCGGCAGCGCTGCCGTCGACTTCGTCAAGCAGTACGCGCAGTCCGAGATCAAGGACGTCCCGCTGTACGCGGCCGGGTTCCTCACCGAGGGCGGAGTGCTCAACGCGCAGGGCGACGCGGCCCGGGGCATCTACTCGGTGCTCAACTACTCGCCGGACCTCGACAACGCGGAGAACCGGGCCTTCGTGGCGGCGTGGAAGGCCAAGCACGACGGTTCGCCGACGACGTACGCGCTCGCCTCGTACGACGCCGCGGCGGTGTTGGACCGGGCGATCGGCGCCGCCGGGAACGACCCGACCCCGGAAGCCATCAACACGGCCATCGGCACGCTCGGCCAGATCGCCAGCCCGCGCGGCACCTGGCAGTTCTCCACCAGCACGCACTCGCCGGTGCAGAAGTGGTACCTGCGGCAGGTCCGCCAGGACGGCCGGGCGCTGTCCAACACCGTCGTGGGTGACCTCGCGACCGTCGGCCGGTGA